Proteins from a single region of Acidovorax sp. NCPPB 3576:
- the ettA gene encoding energy-dependent translational throttle protein EttA, translating to MAQYVYSMNRVSKTVPPKRQILKDISLSFFPGAKIGVLGLNGSGKSTLLKIMAGVDKEIEGEAIPMPGLTIGYLEQEPKLNAEHTVRESVEESMGAVFAAKARLEEVYVAYGAEDADFDALAAEQAELEAIIATAGTDSEHQLEIAADALRLPAWDAKIGLLSGGEKRRVALCRLLLSKPDMLLLDEPTNHLDAESVEWLEVFLKRFSGTVVAITHDRYFLDNAAEWILELDRGRGIPWKGNYSTWLEQKGDRLAQEQKSEEAHAKALKKELEWSRQNPKARQAKSKSRLARFEELSDFEYQRRNETQEIFIPVAERLGQQVFEFHNVSKSFGDRVLIDNLSFTVPPGAIVGIIGPNGAGKSTLFKLLAGREQPDSGHVVVGSTVKMAFVDQHRDVLENDKTVWEDISGGLDILNVGKFQMASRAYAGRFNFNGSDQQKKVGSLSGGERGRLHLAKTLIAGGNVLLLDEPSNDLDVETLRALEDALLEYAGTVLVISHDRWFLDRIATHILAAEGDSQWVFFDGNYQEYEADKKKRLGEEGAKPKRMRYKALK from the coding sequence ATGGCCCAATACGTGTATTCGATGAACCGCGTCAGCAAGACCGTGCCGCCGAAGCGGCAGATCTTGAAAGACATTTCCCTGTCGTTCTTCCCTGGCGCCAAGATCGGCGTGCTCGGCCTGAACGGTTCGGGCAAATCCACGCTGCTCAAGATCATGGCGGGCGTGGACAAGGAAATCGAAGGCGAAGCCATTCCGATGCCCGGCCTGACCATCGGCTATCTGGAGCAGGAACCCAAGCTGAATGCCGAGCACACCGTGCGCGAGAGCGTGGAAGAGTCGATGGGCGCGGTCTTCGCGGCCAAGGCGCGGCTGGAAGAGGTCTATGTGGCCTACGGCGCCGAAGACGCCGACTTCGACGCGCTGGCCGCCGAGCAGGCCGAGCTGGAGGCGATCATCGCCACTGCCGGCACCGACTCCGAGCACCAGCTGGAAATCGCCGCCGACGCCTTGCGCCTGCCGGCCTGGGACGCCAAGATCGGCCTGCTGTCCGGTGGCGAAAAGCGCCGCGTGGCCCTGTGCCGCCTGCTGCTGTCCAAGCCCGACATGCTGCTGCTCGACGAACCCACCAACCACTTGGACGCTGAATCGGTCGAGTGGCTGGAAGTGTTCCTCAAGCGCTTTTCCGGCACCGTCGTGGCCATCACCCATGATCGCTACTTCCTCGACAACGCCGCCGAATGGATTCTGGAGCTGGACCGCGGCCGCGGCATTCCATGGAAGGGCAACTACAGCACCTGGCTGGAGCAAAAGGGCGACCGCCTGGCGCAGGAGCAAAAGAGCGAAGAAGCCCATGCCAAGGCCCTGAAGAAGGAGCTGGAGTGGTCGCGCCAGAACCCGAAGGCCCGCCAGGCCAAGAGCAAGTCTCGCCTGGCCCGCTTCGAAGAACTGAGCGATTTCGAATACCAGCGCCGCAACGAAACGCAGGAAATCTTCATCCCCGTGGCCGAGCGCCTGGGCCAGCAGGTGTTCGAGTTCCACAACGTGAGCAAGTCCTTCGGCGACCGCGTGCTGATCGACAACCTGAGCTTCACGGTTCCCCCGGGCGCCATCGTCGGCATCATCGGCCCGAACGGTGCCGGCAAGTCCACGCTGTTCAAGCTGCTGGCCGGCCGCGAGCAGCCGGACAGCGGCCATGTGGTGGTGGGCTCCACCGTCAAGATGGCGTTCGTGGACCAGCACCGCGACGTGCTGGAAAACGACAAGACCGTGTGGGAAGACATCTCCGGCGGCCTGGACATTCTCAATGTCGGCAAATTCCAGATGGCCAGCCGCGCCTATGCCGGCCGGTTCAACTTCAATGGCTCGGACCAGCAAAAGAAGGTCGGCAGCCTGTCGGGTGGCGAGCGCGGGCGCCTGCACCTGGCCAAGACGCTGATCGCGGGCGGCAACGTCTTGCTGCTGGACGAACCCTCCAACGACCTGGACGTGGAAACCCTGCGGGCCCTGGAAGACGCGCTGCTGGAATATGCCGGCACCGTGCTGGTGATCAGCCATGACCGCTGGTTCCTGGACCGGATCGCCACGCACATCCTGGCCGCCGAAGGCGACAGCCAGTGGGTTTTCTTTGACGGAAACTATCAGGAATACGAAGCCGACAAGAAAAAACGCCTGGGCGAAGAAGGCGCGAAGCCCAAGCGCATGCGTTACAAGGCACTCAAGTAA
- a CDS encoding TAXI family TRAP transporter solute-binding subunit, whose translation MNALAARSRTVTRRVHTALLNLRDLILSAGPLAFLAVGLLVLAYWWLQPAPPKRVTLATGPAQSAYADFGQRYQKALAADGIEVVLRETEGSSANLQLLRSGEADLAFVQGGTGELRPEDSGTLESLGSLFVEPVWIFYRTEAARRVVKSGRLDSLAQLRGLRVNVGTAGSGVPTLMEKLLEANRMEPRALRLSELGQTPATVEFLAGRLDALVFASAPQSLMVQMLLQTPGVRLMDFPQHEAYGRRFPFLTPVTLPRGVVDLAGNVPPADVRLVASTTSLLAREGTHPALLQLFAQNAQSLHGSAGWFNRAREFPSTRHSELPIAAEGERAINEPAPLLQRYLPFWLANLIERMWLVLGILLAAMLPLSRVVPPLYQFRVRSRVFRWYGRLREIEDEMDAGQSEPQALHEALDRLEAQVEKVSVPLSYADELYALRNHIHLVRRKLRAGPVTGAGTGLGAEPAPTVAATEGLPGGTQRVGDGGAASEGRGDAVRPKPEPSAA comes from the coding sequence ATGAACGCCCTCGCCGCCCGCTCCCGCACCGTCACGCGCCGGGTGCACACGGCGCTGCTGAACCTGCGCGACCTGATCCTGTCCGCCGGGCCGCTCGCCTTCCTGGCGGTGGGGCTGCTGGTGCTGGCCTACTGGTGGCTGCAGCCCGCGCCCCCGAAACGCGTCACCCTGGCCACCGGGCCCGCGCAGAGCGCCTATGCCGACTTCGGCCAGCGCTACCAGAAGGCCTTGGCGGCCGACGGCATCGAGGTGGTGCTGCGCGAGACGGAAGGCTCGTCCGCCAACCTGCAATTGCTGCGCAGCGGCGAGGCCGACCTGGCCTTCGTGCAGGGCGGCACCGGCGAGCTGCGGCCCGAAGACTCGGGCACCCTGGAATCGCTGGGCAGCCTGTTCGTGGAACCGGTGTGGATCTTCTACCGCACCGAGGCCGCGCGCCGGGTGGTCAAGAGCGGCCGGCTCGACAGCCTGGCGCAGTTGCGCGGCCTGCGCGTGAACGTGGGCACCGCGGGCAGCGGCGTGCCCACGCTGATGGAAAAGCTGCTGGAGGCCAACCGCATGGAGCCCCGGGCGCTGCGGCTGTCCGAGCTGGGGCAGACGCCGGCCACGGTGGAGTTCCTCGCGGGCCGGCTCGATGCGCTGGTGTTCGCATCCGCGCCGCAGTCGCTCATGGTGCAGATGCTGCTGCAGACGCCGGGCGTGCGGCTCATGGACTTTCCGCAGCACGAGGCCTACGGACGGCGCTTTCCGTTCCTCACGCCCGTCACGCTGCCGCGCGGCGTGGTGGACCTGGCCGGCAACGTGCCGCCTGCCGATGTGCGGCTGGTGGCCTCCACCACGTCGCTGCTGGCGCGCGAGGGCACGCACCCGGCGCTGCTGCAGCTGTTCGCGCAGAACGCGCAGTCCCTGCATGGCAGCGCGGGCTGGTTCAACCGGGCGCGGGAGTTTCCGAGCACCCGCCACAGCGAGCTGCCGATCGCTGCCGAGGGCGAGCGCGCCATCAACGAGCCCGCGCCGCTGCTGCAGCGCTACCTGCCCTTCTGGCTGGCCAACCTGATCGAGCGCATGTGGCTGGTGCTGGGCATCTTGCTGGCCGCCATGCTGCCGCTGTCGCGCGTGGTGCCGCCGCTGTACCAGTTCCGCGTGCGCTCGCGCGTGTTCCGCTGGTATGGCCGCCTGCGCGAGATCGAAGACGAAATGGACGCCGGACAATCCGAGCCCCAGGCGCTGCACGAGGCCCTGGACCGGCTGGAGGCGCAGGTGGAAAAGGTGAGCGTGCCGCTGTCGTATGCCGACGAGCTGTACGCGCTGCGCAACCACATCCATCTGGTGCGCCGAAAGCTGCGCGCGGGGCCAGTTACCGGGGCAGGTACGGGGCTGGGTGCGGAGCCGGCGCCTACAGTGGCAGCCACAGAAGGCCTGCCCGGTGGCACGCAGAGGGTGGGCGACGGCGGTGCGGCTAGCGAAGGCCGGGGGGACGCCGTGCGCCCCAAGCCGGAGCCTAGCGCGGCCTGA
- a CDS encoding DUF1631 family protein: MSLPASRSRTVFRACVVNAVRQGEALMGRLTSVTQGALASDESTERNIQQRTLLADALRLIKQHEDTLAKAYPMALLEVFAEGPSTPRARPGDETGMDFGELSLMDESEVLAQVELSRAQQIAVHATEATLAELNTLVSSAQGLQRVQPERNPLRPENYIRALQQVVGDTGVSAEIRQVWMAHMRKVLGDELVAVYKAAAQSLRDNGIAPVGYAVVGQAGQSAGRATGYGGAGHPSSHGGGYGPASLHGGPMSSYGSAHTSLYASQYASQYGAPGGMGGGGAASMGMPLAPEAEEALLTVGMLRQMLASSGDALAYGVAPAAAFGAGPSQQAVWAEARGGGPASSQMGAGGSDYFPPSSAAAAEAMEDIAQLERLVGRLAGSQPAALGAWSGGAMATPAPVHGVAPVVAPAPPSPSRTATEVVSRMMDNIAQDSRLPQPIQRAVQNLRPAIKQLVRHDRRFFTDEKHPARRLLDELTQRALDFESESDPRFDRFMRLVDEAVSHLASSESQDADTFATVLTALESAWASQERQLREAQEAERQAALRVQRREALSKRIAADIRALAGAAQVPQDILDFAAGPWADVVALAQMDDPGSADGDPGGYLALVPELFWIAQPEVAAAEPERLGGTVTRMLGTIRQGLDSVGHAEAMAGAVLERIAGLHQAAMERVASRALQPAGALSDEPDGMETIVPPESLYGSLHEPGVAQEGGEASAVGPEATDDFPLGSWVELITNQRAVHTQLTWSSPHHTLFLFTAADGSTQSMTRRMRDKLTAEGALRVLPGPPPSVVAAHGRAQRGKGAKPIRPR, from the coding sequence ATGTCCCTGCCCGCGTCCCGGTCCAGAACGGTCTTTCGTGCCTGCGTCGTCAACGCGGTGCGGCAGGGCGAGGCGTTGATGGGCCGGCTGACCAGCGTCACCCAGGGGGCGCTGGCCAGCGATGAATCGACCGAGCGCAACATTCAGCAGCGCACGCTGCTGGCCGATGCGCTGCGGCTGATCAAGCAGCACGAGGACACCCTGGCCAAGGCCTACCCCATGGCCTTGCTGGAGGTGTTTGCCGAGGGGCCTTCCACGCCACGCGCGCGGCCCGGCGATGAAACGGGCATGGACTTCGGCGAGCTGTCGCTCATGGACGAGTCCGAGGTGCTGGCCCAGGTCGAGCTGTCGCGGGCCCAGCAGATCGCGGTGCACGCCACCGAGGCCACGCTGGCCGAACTCAACACCCTGGTCAGCTCTGCCCAGGGCCTGCAGCGCGTGCAGCCCGAGCGCAATCCGCTGCGCCCCGAGAACTACATCCGCGCCCTGCAGCAGGTGGTGGGCGACACGGGCGTGTCCGCCGAGATCCGCCAGGTGTGGATGGCGCACATGCGCAAGGTGCTGGGCGACGAACTGGTGGCCGTTTACAAGGCCGCAGCGCAGAGCCTGCGCGACAACGGCATCGCCCCCGTGGGCTATGCGGTGGTGGGGCAGGCGGGCCAGTCGGCGGGGCGTGCCACCGGCTATGGCGGTGCGGGGCACCCCAGCAGCCATGGCGGCGGCTACGGGCCGGCGTCTTTGCACGGCGGCCCGATGAGCAGCTACGGCAGCGCGCACACCAGCCTGTATGCGAGCCAATACGCCAGCCAGTACGGCGCGCCCGGCGGCATGGGTGGCGGTGGAGCGGCATCGATGGGCATGCCGCTCGCCCCGGAAGCCGAAGAGGCCCTGCTGACCGTGGGCATGCTCCGGCAGATGCTCGCCAGTTCGGGCGACGCCCTCGCTTATGGCGTGGCGCCTGCCGCCGCCTTCGGCGCCGGGCCGTCCCAGCAGGCCGTTTGGGCCGAGGCCCGCGGCGGCGGCCCGGCCAGTTCGCAGATGGGCGCTGGCGGATCGGATTATTTCCCGCCCAGCTCGGCCGCAGCGGCCGAAGCGATGGAAGACATCGCGCAGCTCGAGCGCCTGGTGGGCCGACTGGCGGGTAGCCAGCCGGCGGCACTGGGCGCCTGGAGCGGTGGGGCGATGGCTACCCCTGCGCCGGTCCATGGCGTGGCGCCCGTGGTGGCACCCGCGCCTCCGTCCCCGTCGCGCACCGCCACCGAAGTGGTGAGCCGCATGATGGACAACATCGCGCAGGACAGCCGGTTGCCCCAGCCGATCCAGCGCGCCGTGCAGAACCTGCGGCCCGCCATCAAGCAACTGGTGCGGCACGACCGCCGGTTCTTCACCGATGAAAAACACCCCGCGCGCCGCCTGCTCGACGAGCTGACGCAGCGCGCGCTGGACTTCGAATCCGAGTCCGACCCCCGCTTCGACCGTTTCATGCGGCTCGTGGACGAAGCAGTGAGCCACCTGGCCAGCAGCGAAAGCCAGGACGCCGATACCTTCGCCACCGTGCTGACCGCGCTGGAGTCGGCCTGGGCCTCGCAGGAGCGCCAGTTGCGCGAGGCCCAGGAGGCCGAGCGGCAGGCCGCCCTGCGCGTGCAGCGGCGCGAGGCGCTGTCCAAGCGGATCGCGGCCGACATCCGCGCGCTGGCGGGGGCCGCCCAGGTGCCGCAGGACATCCTCGATTTCGCGGCCGGCCCATGGGCCGACGTGGTGGCGCTCGCGCAGATGGACGACCCCGGCAGTGCCGATGGCGACCCCGGCGGCTACCTGGCCCTGGTGCCCGAGTTGTTCTGGATCGCCCAGCCCGAGGTGGCTGCGGCCGAGCCCGAGCGGCTGGGCGGCACCGTCACGCGCATGCTGGGCACCATCCGCCAGGGCCTGGACAGCGTGGGCCATGCCGAGGCCATGGCCGGTGCCGTGCTGGAACGCATCGCCGGCCTGCACCAGGCGGCGATGGAGCGCGTGGCCAGCCGGGCGCTGCAGCCGGCGGGTGCGCTCTCCGACGAGCCGGACGGCATGGAAACCATCGTGCCGCCGGAATCCCTCTACGGCTCGCTGCACGAACCCGGCGTGGCGCAAGAGGGGGGAGAGGCCTCCGCCGTCGGCCCGGAGGCCACCGACGACTTCCCCCTGGGTAGCTGGGTCGAGCTGATCACCAACCAGCGCGCCGTGCACACGCAACTGACGTGGTCCAGCCCGCACCACACCCTGTTCCTGTTCACCGCGGCCGACGGCAGCACGCAGTCGATGACACGGCGCATGCGCGACAAGCTGACGGCCGAAGGGGCCTTGCGGGTGCTGCCGGGGCCACCGCCCTCGGTGGTGGCTGCCCATGGCCGCGCGCAGCGCGGCAAGGGCGCCAAGCCGATCAGGCCGCGCTAG